Within Psychrobacter sp. AH5, the genomic segment GTCAGCGCCGTTTTTAAGACTGGTATGAGGGCTATAGACGACTTCAGGCACAACACGGCAAATATTGGCTTCATAGCGCGCCATGGTCTCAGGGTTTAGGCTATGCTCAGGCTTAAACTGGCATAATGAAAAGCGCGCGTTACGAATCTTGAGGCCATGACGTAAGACGCCTAGTGTGCCATAAGTGCGCGAGGCTCTATCGGTGGCTTGCGCGTCTGCCTTATTGAGCTGCTTGACCAATGCGGCGATAAAGTGGCGCTCTGAGTCGATAGGAAAGGTGCGGCAGAACTTCTCCCACTCTTGCGGCTGGGTGGTCTGTACAAAGTCTAGTACGTCTTGCTCATAAAGTGCCGTCTCTGCCTGATAGCCGCTAGGACTACCCAATTGCCAGCCTTGCGCTTGCATCTGAGTGACGATATCGGCTTGGAAGACAGATTCGTAGGTAGTGTCGGTCATGTTAAGTCCATTTAAGAGGTAGTTTACGGGTTTCGTTAGTAATGCCGTGATACTTAGATTACATTAGCCGCCCTTGCATGATTAAGATGCAAGTATCGCTATTATTGAGCCTAAAGCGCTTATAAATAACTACTGCCAATAAGATACTATTCACCTCCAGTCCCTGATTATTGAGACTAGAGGCGAGTAAACTGACCACGAAGGCTTGTAAACTTTAACGGAAATTATGCCTTAAAACTGTTTAGAAGTGCCTCGCCTTGTTTTTTATTTAACTGCACCATTGTTCGCATGAAGTTAAAATCTGTTTTAGTGACATCTTTCATTTTTCGTGCTGATAGAGCATTATCTAAACGGATAAAATTGTTTAGCTTACGGGTATAACATTCTGCTACTTCACCATGGTGCTCTCGTTTATCTAAATAAGCATCAGCGTTGCCATAGCCAACTATGCCATGACCGCTTTGATAAAGGAAGACGATATCGCCTTCCTTTAAGCGTTCTATATTGTGTTTCCAATCACCATAGAATGCTGAAGCTTCACCGTTTTCTAGCATTTTATAATGATCATTTTCATCGTTAGTGAAGTTAGTATTGAGTAGGAAAAACCTTTGTTGCTCTTGTTGATTGTCTTTAGTAGTGATTAATGCGTCGTCATCATTCTCTTTAGCAAGTTGTTTTTCTAGTTCTTCAATACCGCCTTGTATAAAAGTCTCTATTAGACTAGAGCGGGTAACGGTCTCAGAAGTAAGGGCTGATACTGTTTGTGAATACTCATCCAACTTATTAATTAGCTCAGGCTTAAGGCGCAATGACAATACCTGTAAATCACCCTTATGGTTCAATAAATTTTTAATACGACTAGATGTGGACATGGTTGACCCTCAATTATTGGTAAGAGTCACCATCATATTGTAATTCTACAAGTATTACAACACGTATTACAAAATAGTCGATATATAAATATGAAGTAAAGTTCCTGCTGTATTACTCCTATAGAGTATCAGGCACTCGCTAACCTCCCGCATAAATCTTACCCGTAACAGCAGCAGATATTAAAGCGGTGCGGCATACTTGCACGAGTTGGGCGGTTTATTCGGCTTCATTAAAAAACGTAATCCAAGTTTTACGGCTCATCGCACATCTGCTTAAAGCTTTTACCAAATAATGTTTTATTCAGTTTTTGCTGATTACTAAACACTTCATCAGAGTCGGCATGATAGACCTGATCATTGACGCAATTACCAAAACCAAAAGTAACCAAGTTTATCTTGGCGTACTTAGTAGGGTTGCTGGCTTTTTCTTCCTGATAGCGCTTGGTAGCCAAACTGCGGTAATACTTACCACCATCGTCTGTGATATCTGCTTGTTCTTGAATTTGCTCTTCAACAAACTGCTTCCATCTATTTTGCACAGCCGTTTCATTCTTTAATAACGGCTCAATATAAGTTTTACACATTTGCGGGCTTTGCTTGAGTGCCTCACTGGGATTCAGATATCCCAAAATCGTCAATTTATTTTGTTCATATTCGCCGTCAATAGACTTGACCAACTCTTGCTTATAACCTTTTGCTTCAGGCACCACATCAAGTCGTTCAATATTATTCTTAACTTTTATATATTCTTCAGTAAGCTTGTCTAAGTCTTTCATCGATAACTTGTCTAGCGCGTCAATATCCATCGGTGGAAAAAAGCTATCTAGATTTGATCTGGTTAAGCTTTCTAATACTAAATGTGAATTCTTGATTTGCTTAGCGGTATATTTATTACTGTCAAAGTCACCCTGCATACTGCAAAAATCATCTTGCCATTTATAGGTCTGTGCTTGGGCGATGGTGGTCACGGCCATTGATGCTAATAGAGCTGCTACGGTAACTGCTTTCATCATATAACTCCTTTTATTGATTTTCTTTTATCAAACGCAATATGCGCTTAATCTCTATTTACAGCTACTCAGGCGCTCGCCAACCCCGCACATCAATCTTACCCGTAACGGCGGCGGAGATTAAAGCAGTGCGTCGTTCTTGCATGAGTTGGATGTTGTACTCTGACTTTTTGATCAAATTATCAAATTGATTATCCATTTTTTCAATTTTTTTAACTATTAGGTCTTGCTCTTTTTTTGAAGGTAAAGGCATAAAAATACGACCTAACTCATCAAAATAAAGTCTCAAACGCATCTCCATTATTCCTCTAGACCATCGCTTAAACTCCATATTAGCTAATTTAGTTCTAAACAAATAATGATAAAACTTAGAATTAATATCTTTTGTTGCTCGCAAAATATCATACGCTGGACTAGTAACTCCCTCATAATCCGAATAGCCTACTGCACCCATCCAAGCCAATAGTTTATTTACAACTATATCCCCTTTCTCTACTTTCCAGTACCCATCAGTCGTAGACGCTTTATTCCCTTTCTGCTCTAAATCTTTACGAGGACGAACTCCAATCGCTGTATAAACCGATAATAACTCATAATCGTTATTTGAAGGTGCTGGCTCAGCAACTAATTTAAAAAATCGCTTTGCAGGCATAATATCCCAATGCTCCGGCACGTCCCCCAACCACTCCACGCCCGAATCTTTCATCGGTGCATCAGGGTTCAAGCCTTTAGTCACGGCATGACTGATGACGGCTTGGCGCTTTTCTTTTAACAGTTGGATAAGGGTTTGCTGTTTTTCGATTAAGGTATCGATTTGGGCGGTTTCATGGTCGAGGAATCCTATAATTTTTTGTTGTTCTAATATCGATGGAGTAGCCAATCCAATTTCTGCCATCTCATTATTCATGATTTTGGCACCATTTGTATCAGGTCTTTTATAAAACTGTGCAGCATACTGAAGTGCATAATAAATAAAATCTAAGGAAGTTAAATTACCTTTCAACTGCAACGTTCCACAAACATTCGTACAGTTATGTTTTCCTGATCTAATAAATATGGTTCCAGCATTTGCACCATCTGTTGTCCAAGTTAATTGATCACAATCAAAATCAAAAGAGTTTATATAACCCAAGCAGCCATTATTTTGAGTTTGTGAAGAATATACAGGATAGAGACCATCAACCATCAACTCTTCTTGCGCAATGACTCTTCCTCGACCAATACTAAAAAGATATTTAACTTTTTTGATCTCCCAGTCATAAGGAATACTTTCGAAACCCAAGGTTTGAGTGGCTTT encodes:
- a CDS encoding restriction endonuclease subunit S codes for the protein MAIYNDYKATQTLGFESIPYDWEIKKVKYLFSIGRGRVIAQEELMVDGLYPVYSSQTQNNGCLGYINSFDFDCDQLTWTTDGANAGTIFIRSGKHNCTNVCGTLQLKGNLTSLDFIYYALQYAAQFYKRPDTNGAKIMNNEMAEIGLATPSILEQQKIIGFLDHETAQIDTLIEKQQTLIQLLKEKRQAVISHAVTKGLNPDAPMKDSGVEWLGDVPEHWDIMPAKRFFKLVAEPAPSNNDYELLSVYTAIGVRPRKDLEQKGNKASTTDGYWKVEKGDIVVNKLLAWMGAVGYSDYEGVTSPAYDILRATKDINSKFYHYLFRTKLANMEFKRWSRGIMEMRLRLYFDELGRIFMPLPSKKEQDLIVKKIEKMDNQFDNLIKKSEYNIQLMQERRTALISAAVTGKIDVRGWRAPE